The Coffea arabica cultivar ET-39 chromosome 8e, Coffea Arabica ET-39 HiFi, whole genome shotgun sequence genome window below encodes:
- the LOC113703960 gene encoding aquaporin TIP4-1, giving the protein MAKIALGNGREAIQPDVFQALVVEFIVTFLFVFAGVGSAMTADKLSGSPLTGLFFVALAHTLVVAVMISAGFRISGGHLNPAVTLGLCVGGHITVVRSILYWIDQCLASAAACALLKYLTGGLTTPPHTLASGVDYTQGVIMEIILTFSLLFTVYATIVDPKKGNLDGLGPLLTGLVVGANIMVGGAFSGASMNPARSFGPALVSGNWTDHWVYWVGPLIGGGLAGFVYENFFIVRSHVPLSNDETF; this is encoded by the exons ATGGCCAAAATCGCTCTTGGAAACGGCCGGGAGGCAATCCAGCCTGATGTCTTTCAAGCTCTGGTTGTTGAGTTCATTGTCAcctttctctttgtttttgcTGGTGTTGGATCAGCCATGACTGCAG ATAAACTGAGTGGGAGTCCGCTGACGGGGCTGTTTTTCGTGGCATTGGCGCACACTTTGGTGGTGGCTGTGATGATCTCAGCTGGCTTCCGCATTTCCGGTGGCCATCTCAACCCTGCTGTCACTCTTGGCCTTTGTGTCGGTGGCCATATCACCGTTGTCCGATCAATTCTTTACTGGATTGATCAGTGTTTAGCTTCTGCAGCTGCTTGTGCTTTGCTCAAGTATCTCACCGGAGGACTT ACAACTCCACCACATACACTTGCAAGTGGGGTAGACTACACGCAAGGCGTGATAATGGAgattattttgacattttcccTGCTCTTCACCGTTTATGCTACAATTGTGGACCCCAAGAAGGGAAACCTCGATGGGCTGGGCCCACTTCTTACTGGGCTAGTTgttggtgcaaacatcatggtAGGTGGGGCTTTCTCAGGGGCTTCCATGAACCCTGCGAGGTCGTTCGGTCCGGCTTTGGTGAGTGGAAACTGGACCGATCACTGGGTTTACTGGGTTGGCCCACTTATCGGAGGTGGGCTTGCAGGCTTTGTCTATGAGAATTTCTTCATTGTTAGGTCTCATGTGCCACTTTCAAATGATGAAACTTTCTGA
- the LOC113703536 gene encoding protein JINGUBANG-like yields the protein MDYNTRKSLCTFMDEERKAKQSPPRLSFKSFEQISDRDLNYSHSRSSSTAAGMYSLMPPPSPDSPWTLSPLQTPSPSVLYHCIASLHRHEGIIYSIAVSRGTVYTGSESSRIRAWRQPDCTERGYIKANCGEVRAILAYGNMLFTSHKDCKIRMWNVTASENFRAKKITTMPRNSSIFLFNWSSGQQHRDCVSCMGYYHAEGLLYTGSWDKTVKAWRVSDGKCVDSFLAHEDSVNAIVINQEDGCVFTCSSDGSVKIWRRVYDQSSHTLTMTLKFQPSPVNALALSTSHSFCFLYSGSSDGFINFWEKEKMSSRFNHGGFLQGHRFAVLSLVAIEKLIFSGSEDTTIRIWRREEGSYYHECLAVLDAHRGPVRCLAACLEVDKLMVMGFLVYSAGLDQTFKLWRVKVLPDEKNVCMEGTGRSDKMRITEYEMSPVLSPSWVEKKRQGNPT from the coding sequence ATGGATTACAACACCAGGAAAAGTCTCTGCACCTTCATGGATGAAGAAAGAAAGGCCAAGCAATCCCCTCCCCGTCTCTCCTTTAAATCCTTTGAGCAGATATCTGATCGAGATCTCAATTATAGCCATTCAAGATCTTCATCAACTGCTGCAGGTATGTATTCATTAATGCCACCTCCTAGTCCAGACTCGCCCTGGACACTCTCACCCCTTCAAACACCATCGCCATCTGTCCTCTACCATTGCATCGCCTCGCTCCATCGCCATGAAGGAATCATCTATTCCATTGCCGTTTCGCGAGGGACAGTCTATACTGGCTCCGAGAGTAGCCGGATTCGTGCATGGCGACAGCCGGACTGCACTGAAAGAGGGTACATCAAAGCCAATTGTGGCGAAGTCCGTGCAATATTAGCTTATGGAAACATGCTTTTTACATCACATAAAGATTGCAAAATCCGCATGTGGAATGTAACAGCTTCTGAGAATTTCAGGGCTAAAAAAATAACTACAATGCCAAGGAATAGCTCGATTTTCTTGTTTAATTGGTCGAGTGGACAGCAACATAGAGATTGCGTTTCTTGCATGGGATATTATCATGCAGAAGGACTTTTGTATACTGGATCATGGGATAAAACAGTGAAGGCATGGAGGGTTTCCGACGGTAAATGTGTGGATTCATTTCTTGCTCATGAAGATAGTGTAAACGCAATTGTTATCAATCAAGAAGATGGATGTGTATTCACTTGTTCATCAGATGGTTCTGTGAAGATATGGAGGAGGGTTTATGACCAAAGCTCTCATACTCTCACCATGACATTGAAATTCCAACCATCCCCGGTCAATGCTCTAGCCTTGAGCACCTCACATAGCTTTTGCTTCCTGTATTCAGGATCATCAGATGGATTTATCAACTTCTGGGAGAAGGAGAAAATGTCTAGTCGATTTAATCATGGAGGGTTTCTTCAAGGACATAGGTTTGCTGTTCTTTCTTTGGTTGCTATTGAGAAACTAATATTCAGTGGATCAGAGGACACAACCATCAGGATTTGGAGAAGGGAGGAAGGGAGTTATTATCATGAGTGTCTTGCTGTCTTGGATGCTCATAGGGGGCCAGTCAGATGCCTGGCTGCTTGTTTGGAGGTTGACAAATTAATGGTGATGGGATTTTTGGTTTATAGTGCTGGCTTGGACCAAACTTTCAAGTTGTGGAGAGTGAAGGTTTTGCCTGATGAAAAGAATGTATGCATGGAAGGTACAGGTAGAAGTGATAAGATGAGGATTACAGAGTATGAGATGAGTCCTGTTCTGTCTCCTTCATGGGTTGAAAAAAAGAGGCAAGGTAATCCAACATGA